In Beggiatoa leptomitoformis, the genomic window CCTAACGAGGTTGATGGAATTTCATTAAGATAAGGTGCATTCTCTTCATCTTCAAAAAAACGGCGAAAAAACTCATTAAAAGGGCCATCTTCAGGCAAGTTCGGAATTACTTGGGGGAGTTTTTTCTCTTTGCTCGTATTTGGTTCTTTTTTGGCCGTTGTACTGATATTGACAACAGCAGGACCATATTTTTCCACTAATTCTGTAAATTCAGGCAAGCTGCGCGCCTGTAAAATACCACTGAATAGTCCAATTGTTAAACCCGCTACTAACAAAGGATAAACAAAAATCTTCCGCATATTCGCTCCCAACGGTGCTTATGGTAAACAGTTAAAAACCGTTACTTGTTAAAATTAGGTTGATAATACAACGTAGGTGTGGCGATTTTTAATAAAATAGGCTGATAACGACTATCTTCAGACAAAAGAGCCGAAAGATAACGCGCAACACCCAAACCACCCGCCAAACCAACCAAACCCGCTAATGCTGTCCATCCATCGCCACTGGGTAAACCAACAGAAGCCGCGATATTTTCATAGCTAACGGCAACAGCGAATAAAAACAAAAGCGGTAAAATATAAAGGAGTAACGAACCACGGACTAAGGCTTGTTCTTCCAAACCAATCACCACTTTATCCCCCAACTTAGCAGATAAATTATTAATGACTTTGACCTCATTAACCTTCTGTCCAAACAAGCCATCCAAACTGCCTGTTCCACAGCTATTCACCGTACAATGCGAACAACCACTTGTCCGTTGCGTCCGCACCCAAACAAATTGTTCAGTTGCTTCAACCACAACCCCTTCTTCTTCTAACATAAAATTCACCCTTAAACTAATAACGCGACTTTGCACACCAACCTAAAATATCTGAAGATTGTAGTCTCTTTGTTTAATAGTAGCATTAACGATAACTTTATAGGCATTTTGTAAATTAAGGTTCTTAACAGCCAACGCCACACCAAGCCATAATGATGCTAAACGTAAATAAAAGGATAAACGCAATAATCACCTAAATTAGACTTTTCAACATTAGCCAAGATAAAAACAATGACACTTAATAACGCTGATTACCTGATAATCCTAAAAATATTTATTCAGACAGTCTCCAATCACGTTATTCAACGATGCGCCTATCACAAAATCCTTACTTGTTTAACATGTCCTCACATTTCTTGCCTGACGGTTAATTTGCTATAGTGCAATCGGATTTAGACGATAACAATACTGCAAAGAGGTTGCGCTACTATGATTCGTCCTGCTCACCTAGACGATATTGATGCACTGTTAGTGATTGAAAACGAATGTTTTAACACTGACCGCTTATCTCGCCGTAATTTTCGCTACCTACTCAGCAAAGCCCACGCACACACCATAGTAGAAGAAGAACAAGGAGTTATTCGTGGTTATACAATGTTATTGCTTAGTCGTGGTACTTCAATGGCGCGATTATATTCACTAGCCATTCGTCCAGCCTACCAACAACGCGGCATTGCTAAAACACTGTTTGCCACCGCTGAAGAAATTGCGTTAGCACATGATTGTGTTTCATTACGCCTAGAAACGCGCGGTGATAATATCATCATGCAAGGATTGGTTAAAAAAAATGGTTATAAATACTTCGATGAAGTTTCCGACTACTACGAAGACCACATGCGCGCGTTGCGATTTGAAAAATTCCTTGCTCCTCATATCGCCCGTGAAATGGTCAGCGTTCCGTTTTATCAACAAACGCTAGAGTTTACCTGTGGTCCCTCAGCACTCATGATGGCAATGCGGGCGTTGGACAATAGTTTGGAATTAAATCGTCGTTTAGAATTGCGTATTTGGCGTGAAGCAACCACCATCTTTATGACATCAGGACATGGTGGCTGTGGTCCTTATGGCTTGGCACTTTCTGCACATCATCGTGGTTATGACGTGGAGATTTATGTCAGTGACAAAGCAGCAACTGATGCAATGTTCATTGATTCTGTACGTAATCCTGAAAAAAAATCAGTTATGCGTTTAGTAGAAGCGGATTTTTTAGATGAAATTAGTCGCTTACCCATCAATCTTGTCTATGGTAATTTAAACGTTGCTGGCATTAAGGCAAAATTTGATGTAGGCGCAATTCCCCTTGTTTTAATTAGTTCATACCGTATTTATCGAGAAAAGTTCCCGCATTGGGTTGTTATTACAGGATTTGATGACAAATACATTTATGCACATGACCCACTTGTTGACGATGCCGCTGATGAAAGTATCATGGACTCTATCAACATGCCGATTTTGCGTAAAGACTTTGAACGCATGGCGCGGTACGGCAAATCAGCTCAGAAAGCCGTGTTATTTCTTAGAAAAAAGACCGCCTAATGCTCGCCCAGCGAATTATTGTGACAGCTAAAAATGTTTGCAAGTACCCAAAACTTGCCTTTTTTTGTGACACTACAAATTCCCTTACAACACAATAATGCTGACCATTTGCTCACGATTACTAACCAAAATTTAATGTGTTATCTCACCGTTTTATCGTGCAGATTAAAACCCATCCTCTTATTATTTTGTTATTCCATCATGTATTCATTGAGGTTAAACAATTAATATGCCCCCCCACCTTGTGGTTGTTGAAAACACAACAGATTGGCATTCATCTTTTCCTGAAATGCAAATTGTCTCCGTTAAAGATTATATTTCTCAGCCTTATTATTTCTCACTCAAAAACGTGCGTGTCATTAATTTATGTCGTAGCTATCGTTATTTAAGTCGCGGCTACTATTGCTCGCTCCTTGCTGAAGCACGCCACCACAAAATCATTCCTAGCGTGCGCACCCTGCGTGATTTAAGCAGTAAAGCGATTTATAGCCTAGACACTGATAGCCTAGATGATTTTCTGCATAAATGTTTAGGCAAACACAATGGCAACATGCCAACAGTGCTAGAAA contains:
- a CDS encoding SoxR reducing system RseC family protein; the encoded protein is MLEEEGVVVEATEQFVWVRTQRTSGCSHCTVNSCGTGSLDGLFGQKVNEVKVINNLSAKLGDKVVIGLEEQALVRGSLLLYILPLLFLFAVAVSYENIAASVGLPSGDGWTALAGLVGLAGGLGVARYLSALLSEDSRYQPILLKIATPTLYYQPNFNK
- a CDS encoding GNAT family N-acetyltransferase/peptidase C39 family protein; this encodes MIRPAHLDDIDALLVIENECFNTDRLSRRNFRYLLSKAHAHTIVEEEQGVIRGYTMLLLSRGTSMARLYSLAIRPAYQQRGIAKTLFATAEEIALAHDCVSLRLETRGDNIIMQGLVKKNGYKYFDEVSDYYEDHMRALRFEKFLAPHIAREMVSVPFYQQTLEFTCGPSALMMAMRALDNSLELNRRLELRIWREATTIFMTSGHGGCGPYGLALSAHHRGYDVEIYVSDKAATDAMFIDSVRNPEKKSVMRLVEADFLDEISRLPINLVYGNLNVAGIKAKFDVGAIPLVLISSYRIYREKFPHWVVITGFDDKYIYAHDPLVDDAADESIMDSINMPILRKDFERMARYGKSAQKAVLFLRKKTA